One Pseudochaenichthys georgianus chromosome 4, fPseGeo1.2, whole genome shotgun sequence DNA window includes the following coding sequences:
- the LOC117445992 gene encoding methylcrotonoyl-CoA carboxylase beta chain, mitochondrial isoform X1: MYRCIVRSVCRGGKVCPGFVPPHTLSPSWMLRNTTEERYHRLAEQRWQCSVRCMSSAAKRKRSLHSAFPVLEQPLQPIQQHVYEANLQNSNACHKKYIELTDKAMKGGGEKAIARHTQRNRKLLVRDRLRLLLDDEDFLELSLLAGLGLPYGDIPAAGCLTGIGRINGLWCVFIAMDATVKGGTAYPITVKKQLRAQEVAIQNRLPCVYLVDSGGAFLPLQSEIFPDKNQGGRTFYNEAIMSAMKIPQVSVVCGSCTAGGAYIPTMAEETVMVHRIGTIFLGGPPLVKAATGEEVTPEDLGGATLHAEVSGCVDHFSWDEKEAYECTRNIVSTLNFLLPEEEEEDEERTRKKKAEEEPLYSSEELLGLAPKSYNYSLDVKMVVSRLTDGSRFQEFKTRYGTTLITGFAKIHGNLVGIVANNGELSYQAALKGSQFVQLCDQRDIPLLFLQNTVPTAAPTLTTTQAEMNTNRLKAQGSMMSAVACASVPKITVVIGGCHGADSYAMCGRAFDPNFLFLWPNARVSMTAPGHAASLPCPDSEAEEEEEEEEEEEEEEEEEKKEKKKKKKKQQEDRLNKRLDEESSAFFSSGRLWDDGVILPQDTRKVLRDCLDIIKQQQYQLTTERVRSALLRI, translated from the exons ATGTACCGCTGCATAGTAAG AAGTGTGTGTAGGGGAGGAAAAGTGTGTCCAGGCTTTGTGCctccacacactctctcaccctCATGGATGTTGAGAAACACCACAGAGGAAAGATATCACAG GCTGGCTGAGCAGCGTTGGCAGTGTTCAGTCCGCTGTATGAGCTCTGCAGCCAAGAGGAAAAGGTCTCTGCACAGTGCCTTCCCTGTGCTGGAACAGCCCCTCCAGCCCATCCAACAACATGTGTATGAAGCAAACCTACAAAACAGCAACGCCTGCCACAAAAA GTACATTGAGTTAACTGACAAGGCAATGAAGGGTGGAGGGGAAAAAGCCATCGCCAGACACACTCAGAGAAACAGGAAGTTGCTGGTCAGGGATCGACTGCGCCTCCTTCTGGATGATGAGGATTTCCTGGAGCTGTCACTATTGGCTGGTCTGGGTCTGCCATACGGTGACATCCCTGCAGCTGGATGCCTGACTG GCATCGGCAGGATCAATGGCCTGTGGTGTGTGTTCATTGCCATGGATGCCACAGTGAAGGGTGGCACAGCGTATCCAATCACTGTAAAGAAACAGCTACGAGCACAGGAAGTTGCAATTCAGAACCGCCTGCCCTGTGTTTACCTTGTGGACTCTGGAGGAGCTTTTCTACCACtgcag TCAGAGATCTTTCCTGATAAGAACCAGGGAGGAAGGACGTTTTATAACGAAGCCATCATGTCTGCGATGAAGATCCCACAG GTGTCGGTGGTGTGCGGGTCATGCACGGCAGGTGGAGCTTACATCCCCACCATGGCAGAAGAGACCGTGATGGTGCACCGGATAGGAACCATATTTCTGGGCGGGCCACCGCTCGTTAAGGCCGCCACGGGAGAGGAAGTCACACCAGAAGACCTGGGAGGAGCCACGCTTCACGCAGA GGTGAGTGGCTGTGTGGACCATTTTTCCTGGGATGAAAAGGAGGCGTATGAGTGTACCAGAAACATTGTGTCCACCCTCAACTTCCTACTGcccgaggaagaggaggaggatgaggagaggaCGAGGAAGAAGAAAGCTGAGGAAGAGCCGCTGTATAGTTCAGAGGAGCTTCTGGGGCTCGCTCCTAAGAGTTATAACTACAGTCTGGATGTTAAAATG GTGGTCAGTCGGCTGACAGACGGTAGCCGCTTCCAGGAGTTTAAAACTCGCTATGGAACCACGCTCATCACTGGCTTTGCAAAGATTCATGG CAACTTAGTGGGAATAGTAGCCAACAATGGAGAGCTGTCATACCAAGCGGCACTGAAAGGAAGTCAATTTGTTCAGTTGTGTGACCAAAGAGACATCCCACTCCTCTTCCTCCAGAACACAGTGCCCACCGCAGCGCCTACACTCACCACCACTCAG GCAGAGATGAACACCAACCGCCTGAAAGCTCAGGGTTCGATGATGTCAGCAGTAGCGTGTGCCTCCGTCCCAAAAATCACTGTGGTAATTGGTGGTTGCCATGGTGCAGACAGCTACGCCATG TGTGGGCGGGCTTTTGACCCTAATTTCCTGTTCCTGTGGCCCAATGCCAGAGTGTCGATGACGGCTCCGGGTCACGCTGCCTCTCTTCCTTGCCCTGACAGTGAggcagaagaggaggaggaggaggaggaggaggaggaggaggaggaggaggaggagaagaaggagaagaagaagaagaagaagaagcagcaggAGGACAGGCTAAATAAGAGACTGGATGAGGAGAGCTCAGCATTCTTCTCTTCCGGCAGACTCTGGGACGATGGAGTCATTCTGCCTCAGGACACCAGAAAG GTTCTCAGAGACTGCCTTGACATCATCAAACAGCAGCAGTATCAACTCACCACAGAGAGAGTCCGGTCAGCACTTCTGCGTATATAA
- the LOC117445992 gene encoding methylcrotonoyl-CoA carboxylase beta chain, mitochondrial isoform X2, giving the protein MYRCIVRLAEQRWQCSVRCMSSAAKRKRSLHSAFPVLEQPLQPIQQHVYEANLQNSNACHKKYIELTDKAMKGGGEKAIARHTQRNRKLLVRDRLRLLLDDEDFLELSLLAGLGLPYGDIPAAGCLTGIGRINGLWCVFIAMDATVKGGTAYPITVKKQLRAQEVAIQNRLPCVYLVDSGGAFLPLQSEIFPDKNQGGRTFYNEAIMSAMKIPQVSVVCGSCTAGGAYIPTMAEETVMVHRIGTIFLGGPPLVKAATGEEVTPEDLGGATLHAEVSGCVDHFSWDEKEAYECTRNIVSTLNFLLPEEEEEDEERTRKKKAEEEPLYSSEELLGLAPKSYNYSLDVKMVVSRLTDGSRFQEFKTRYGTTLITGFAKIHGNLVGIVANNGELSYQAALKGSQFVQLCDQRDIPLLFLQNTVPTAAPTLTTTQAEMNTNRLKAQGSMMSAVACASVPKITVVIGGCHGADSYAMCGRAFDPNFLFLWPNARVSMTAPGHAASLPCPDSEAEEEEEEEEEEEEEEEEEKKEKKKKKKKQQEDRLNKRLDEESSAFFSSGRLWDDGVILPQDTRKVLRDCLDIIKQQQYQLTTERVRSALLRI; this is encoded by the exons ATGTACCGCTGCATAGTAAG GCTGGCTGAGCAGCGTTGGCAGTGTTCAGTCCGCTGTATGAGCTCTGCAGCCAAGAGGAAAAGGTCTCTGCACAGTGCCTTCCCTGTGCTGGAACAGCCCCTCCAGCCCATCCAACAACATGTGTATGAAGCAAACCTACAAAACAGCAACGCCTGCCACAAAAA GTACATTGAGTTAACTGACAAGGCAATGAAGGGTGGAGGGGAAAAAGCCATCGCCAGACACACTCAGAGAAACAGGAAGTTGCTGGTCAGGGATCGACTGCGCCTCCTTCTGGATGATGAGGATTTCCTGGAGCTGTCACTATTGGCTGGTCTGGGTCTGCCATACGGTGACATCCCTGCAGCTGGATGCCTGACTG GCATCGGCAGGATCAATGGCCTGTGGTGTGTGTTCATTGCCATGGATGCCACAGTGAAGGGTGGCACAGCGTATCCAATCACTGTAAAGAAACAGCTACGAGCACAGGAAGTTGCAATTCAGAACCGCCTGCCCTGTGTTTACCTTGTGGACTCTGGAGGAGCTTTTCTACCACtgcag TCAGAGATCTTTCCTGATAAGAACCAGGGAGGAAGGACGTTTTATAACGAAGCCATCATGTCTGCGATGAAGATCCCACAG GTGTCGGTGGTGTGCGGGTCATGCACGGCAGGTGGAGCTTACATCCCCACCATGGCAGAAGAGACCGTGATGGTGCACCGGATAGGAACCATATTTCTGGGCGGGCCACCGCTCGTTAAGGCCGCCACGGGAGAGGAAGTCACACCAGAAGACCTGGGAGGAGCCACGCTTCACGCAGA GGTGAGTGGCTGTGTGGACCATTTTTCCTGGGATGAAAAGGAGGCGTATGAGTGTACCAGAAACATTGTGTCCACCCTCAACTTCCTACTGcccgaggaagaggaggaggatgaggagaggaCGAGGAAGAAGAAAGCTGAGGAAGAGCCGCTGTATAGTTCAGAGGAGCTTCTGGGGCTCGCTCCTAAGAGTTATAACTACAGTCTGGATGTTAAAATG GTGGTCAGTCGGCTGACAGACGGTAGCCGCTTCCAGGAGTTTAAAACTCGCTATGGAACCACGCTCATCACTGGCTTTGCAAAGATTCATGG CAACTTAGTGGGAATAGTAGCCAACAATGGAGAGCTGTCATACCAAGCGGCACTGAAAGGAAGTCAATTTGTTCAGTTGTGTGACCAAAGAGACATCCCACTCCTCTTCCTCCAGAACACAGTGCCCACCGCAGCGCCTACACTCACCACCACTCAG GCAGAGATGAACACCAACCGCCTGAAAGCTCAGGGTTCGATGATGTCAGCAGTAGCGTGTGCCTCCGTCCCAAAAATCACTGTGGTAATTGGTGGTTGCCATGGTGCAGACAGCTACGCCATG TGTGGGCGGGCTTTTGACCCTAATTTCCTGTTCCTGTGGCCCAATGCCAGAGTGTCGATGACGGCTCCGGGTCACGCTGCCTCTCTTCCTTGCCCTGACAGTGAggcagaagaggaggaggaggaggaggaggaggaggaggaggaggaggaggaggagaagaaggagaagaagaagaagaagaagaagcagcaggAGGACAGGCTAAATAAGAGACTGGATGAGGAGAGCTCAGCATTCTTCTCTTCCGGCAGACTCTGGGACGATGGAGTCATTCTGCCTCAGGACACCAGAAAG GTTCTCAGAGACTGCCTTGACATCATCAAACAGCAGCAGTATCAACTCACCACAGAGAGAGTCCGGTCAGCACTTCTGCGTATATAA
- the depdc1a gene encoding DEP domain-containing protein 1A isoform X1: MNSHVITPGPYRATKLWNEVTRLFRSGMPLRKHRQNFRHYASCFAASAAVEWMHQLLRNNSNFGPDVTRQQTVQLLKKFLKNHVIEDVKGRWGTEDLEDNNTLYRFPTTSPLKPIPCPASGSAPGSVKKRPSFRDREGFFKFRGIKKEHEKETQENVDPALQAGGENQPIGEQQVPRRELTVEDEQEIWKDITTTHLQRILGVASLDEVVDQRYVNPQNIVHNMTNVNKHGVVTLDDKTNDLPHWVLSAMKSLANWPKYDSEQPSYPGFERDVFKTVSDYFYSLPQPVLTYELYELFINVLVFCGYVAAPNTINQRGKRKKLDLPSAPPPAKTSFRSTECLLLSLLRQGGCDETESPMTEVLGGKIQSRLAALKGGEGQLRGSCTSLSTVSFSRPRTRSCSLETILDDSAPLTRQQLFLSNESLASCTHSNMSQDDKMANTSHTDFTSVSKSTPLTAGARIRNRLSIAQRSRFLRPRSLGSCLDIVIETKEEDVMESKLQDRATSCLNVNTPAEQHHSSSASRPPSLSSYPSAFPSYTLFSTFSSLASAREQGSRAPSGPSGPRPASSTSNLQMLSAPAVVRRCLSSLDVSKLHRPVSLFKPSVCVPTQPQAEHSVLQPQSERVAIEALQLCTLLLPPSSRRKLQLLMRMMSRISQNVDMPRLHPAIGTRTLMVHTFSGCVLGSAEECDLDELLATRLVSFLMDHQESILSVPEYLRSAISDHIQYLRAVQVPMDGVSNVEASDEVCAPMPIYAFCRQISGAEFEQQKLESSQKAMEELLEMLLTNQNMSEKDRRKKLKQFQKQYPDIYSRRCPSSDKKSKNNTKPKIKPPLLTIKKTKAFSIRN; the protein is encoded by the exons ATGAATTCTCATGTTATCACCCCAGGACCGTACCGGGCCACCAAACTC TGGAATGAGGTGACTCGCTTGTTTCGATCTGGAATGCCCCTCAGGAAACATCGCCAGAACTTCCGGCACTACGCCTCCTGCTTCGCCGCCTCGGCCGCTGTGGAGTGGATGCACCAGCTGCTACGTAACAACAGCAATTTTGGCCCTGATGTCACCAGGCAGCAGACAGTGCAGCTCCTGAAGAAGTTCCTGAAGAACCACGTGATCGAAGACGTGAAGGGTCGTTGGGGCACAGAGGATCTGGAGGACAACAACACTCTGTACAG ATTCCCCACCACTTCCCCTCTGAAGCCAATTCCCTGTCCAGCTTCAGGCTCGGCTCCTGGTTCTGTTAAGAAAAGACCTTCATTCAGGGACAGGGAGGGTTTCTTCAAGTTTAGGGGTATCAAGAAGGAACATGAGAAGGAGACGCAG GAAAATGTCGATCCTGCCCTCCAAGCAGGAGGAGAAAATCAGCCAATAGGAGAGCAGCAGGTGCCGAGGCGAGAGCTGACAGTTGAGGATGAACAGGAGATCTGGAAAGACATTACCACGACACA CCTGCAGAGGATTCTGGGCGTTGCATCTCTTGATGAGGTTGTAGACCAGCGTTATGTGAACCCACAGAACATCGTCCATAATATGACCAATGTCAACAAGCATGGAGTGGTCACTCTGGATGACAAAACAA ATGACCTCCCACACTGGGTTCTGTCTGCCATGAAGAGCCTGGCCAACT GGCCGAAGTACGACAGCGAACAGCCGTCCTATCCCGGCTTCGAGAGAGACGTCTTTAAAACGGTGTCGGATTACTTCTACAGCCTTCCGCAGCCAGTACTCACATATGAGCTGTATGAACTATTTATCAACGTCTTGG TGTTTTGCGGGTACGTCGCAGCGCCCAACACGATAAACCAGCGTGGGAAACGCAAGAAGCTCGACCTCCCCTCGGCCCCGCCTCCAGCCAAGACTTCCTTCCGCTCCACAGAGTGTCTCCTCCTGTCACTGCTCAGACAGGGGGGGTGTGACGAGACGGAGTCCCCGATGACAGAGGTGCTCGGTGGGAAGATTCAGTCGCGGCTGGCGGCGCTGAAAGGAGGCGAGGGTCAGTTAAGAGGCAGCTGCACCAGTCTGAGTACAGTTTCTTTTTCGAGGCCTCGAACCAGGAGTTGCTCACTCGAGACTATCCTAGATGACTCTGCCCCTCTCACCAGGCAACAGCTGTTTCTGTCCAATGAAAGCCTGGCCTCCTGCACCCATAGCAACATGAGCCAGGATGACAAGATGGCAAACACAAGTCACACAGACTTTACCTCTGTTTCCAAATCAACCCCTTTGACTGCAGGTGCCAGAATCAGAAATAGACTGTCAATTGCACAGAGGTCACGCTTCCTGCGACCCCGCAGCTTGGGCAGCTGTTTAGACATCGTCATAGAAACCAAGGAGGAAGACGTCATGGAGTCCAAGTTGCAGGATCGCGCGACCAGCTGCCTCAACGTGAACACTCCCGCCGAACAGCATCACTCCTCCTCAGCCTCACGCCCTCCTTCGTTGTCCTCCTATCCATCCGCCTTTCCCTCCTATACTCTTTTCTCTACCTTTTCTTCACTTGCTTCGGCCAGAGAACAAGGGTCCCGTGCTCCTTCAGGACCCAGCGGGCCCAGACCTGCCTCCAGCACCTCTAATCTTCAGATGCTCTCCGCACCGGCTGTTGTCCGCCGCTGCCTCAGCTCTCTGGATGTGTCGAAGCTGCATCGCCCTGTTTCACTGTTCAAACCTTCTGTTTGTGTGCCCACCCAACCCCAAGCTGAGCACA GCGTTCTCCAGCCTCAGAGTGAGCGCGTGGCCATCGAGGCCCTGCAGCTCTgcaccctcctcctccccccatcCTCCCGCAGGAAGTTGCAGCTCCTCATGAGGATGATGTCACGCATCAGCCAGAACGTTGACATGCCCCGCCTCCACCCCGCTATCGGCACCCGCACACTG ATGGTTCACACGTTTTCCGGCTGTGTCCTGGGCAGCGCTGAGGAGTGTGATTTGGACGAGCTGTTGGCTACCAGACTGGTGTCATTTCTAATGGACCATCAAGAAAGCATCCTCTCAGTCCCAGAGTACCTGCGTAGTGCTATCAGTGACCACATCCAGTACCTGCGTGCCGTACAG GTCCCGATGGATGGTGTTTCTAATGTCGAAGCCTCCGATGAGGTTTGCGCTCCGATGCCCATCTACGCCTTCTGCCGGCAGATCAGCGGCGCGGAGTTTGAACAGCAAAAGCTGGAATCTTCCCAGAAGGCCATGGAGGAGTTGCTAGAGATGCTGCTGACCAACCAAAACATGAGCGAGAAGGACAGACGCAAGAAACTGAAGCAG TTTCAGAAGCAGTACCCAGACATCTACAGTCGCCGGTGCCCCTCCTCAGACAAGAaaagtaagaacaacaccaaaccGAAGATTAAACCTCCACTCCTCACCATCAAGAAGACCAAAGCTTTCAGCATCAGGAACTAA
- the depdc1a gene encoding DEP domain-containing protein 1A isoform X2, translating into MNSHVITPGPYRATKLWNEVTRLFRSGMPLRKHRQNFRHYASCFAASAAVEWMHQLLRNNSNFGPDVTRQQTVQLLKKFLKNHVIEDVKGRWGTEDLEDNNTLYRFPTTSPLKPIPCPASGSAPGSVKKRPSFRDREGFFKFRGIKKEHEKETQENVDPALQAGGENQPIGEQQVPRRELTVEDEQEIWKDITTTHLQRILGVASLDEVVDQRYVNPQNIVHNMTNVNKHGVVTLDDKTNDLPHWVLSAMKSLANWPKYDSEQPSYPGFERDVFKTVSDYFYSLPQPVLTYELYELFINVLGVLQPQSERVAIEALQLCTLLLPPSSRRKLQLLMRMMSRISQNVDMPRLHPAIGTRTLMVHTFSGCVLGSAEECDLDELLATRLVSFLMDHQESILSVPEYLRSAISDHIQYLRAVQVPMDGVSNVEASDEVCAPMPIYAFCRQISGAEFEQQKLESSQKAMEELLEMLLTNQNMSEKDRRKKLKQFQKQYPDIYSRRCPSSDKKSKNNTKPKIKPPLLTIKKTKAFSIRN; encoded by the exons ATGAATTCTCATGTTATCACCCCAGGACCGTACCGGGCCACCAAACTC TGGAATGAGGTGACTCGCTTGTTTCGATCTGGAATGCCCCTCAGGAAACATCGCCAGAACTTCCGGCACTACGCCTCCTGCTTCGCCGCCTCGGCCGCTGTGGAGTGGATGCACCAGCTGCTACGTAACAACAGCAATTTTGGCCCTGATGTCACCAGGCAGCAGACAGTGCAGCTCCTGAAGAAGTTCCTGAAGAACCACGTGATCGAAGACGTGAAGGGTCGTTGGGGCACAGAGGATCTGGAGGACAACAACACTCTGTACAG ATTCCCCACCACTTCCCCTCTGAAGCCAATTCCCTGTCCAGCTTCAGGCTCGGCTCCTGGTTCTGTTAAGAAAAGACCTTCATTCAGGGACAGGGAGGGTTTCTTCAAGTTTAGGGGTATCAAGAAGGAACATGAGAAGGAGACGCAG GAAAATGTCGATCCTGCCCTCCAAGCAGGAGGAGAAAATCAGCCAATAGGAGAGCAGCAGGTGCCGAGGCGAGAGCTGACAGTTGAGGATGAACAGGAGATCTGGAAAGACATTACCACGACACA CCTGCAGAGGATTCTGGGCGTTGCATCTCTTGATGAGGTTGTAGACCAGCGTTATGTGAACCCACAGAACATCGTCCATAATATGACCAATGTCAACAAGCATGGAGTGGTCACTCTGGATGACAAAACAA ATGACCTCCCACACTGGGTTCTGTCTGCCATGAAGAGCCTGGCCAACT GGCCGAAGTACGACAGCGAACAGCCGTCCTATCCCGGCTTCGAGAGAGACGTCTTTAAAACGGTGTCGGATTACTTCTACAGCCTTCCGCAGCCAGTACTCACATATGAGCTGTATGAACTATTTATCAACGTCTTGG GCGTTCTCCAGCCTCAGAGTGAGCGCGTGGCCATCGAGGCCCTGCAGCTCTgcaccctcctcctccccccatcCTCCCGCAGGAAGTTGCAGCTCCTCATGAGGATGATGTCACGCATCAGCCAGAACGTTGACATGCCCCGCCTCCACCCCGCTATCGGCACCCGCACACTG ATGGTTCACACGTTTTCCGGCTGTGTCCTGGGCAGCGCTGAGGAGTGTGATTTGGACGAGCTGTTGGCTACCAGACTGGTGTCATTTCTAATGGACCATCAAGAAAGCATCCTCTCAGTCCCAGAGTACCTGCGTAGTGCTATCAGTGACCACATCCAGTACCTGCGTGCCGTACAG GTCCCGATGGATGGTGTTTCTAATGTCGAAGCCTCCGATGAGGTTTGCGCTCCGATGCCCATCTACGCCTTCTGCCGGCAGATCAGCGGCGCGGAGTTTGAACAGCAAAAGCTGGAATCTTCCCAGAAGGCCATGGAGGAGTTGCTAGAGATGCTGCTGACCAACCAAAACATGAGCGAGAAGGACAGACGCAAGAAACTGAAGCAG TTTCAGAAGCAGTACCCAGACATCTACAGTCGCCGGTGCCCCTCCTCAGACAAGAaaagtaagaacaacaccaaaccGAAGATTAAACCTCCACTCCTCACCATCAAGAAGACCAAAGCTTTCAGCATCAGGAACTAA